In the Micromonospora narathiwatensis genome, one interval contains:
- a CDS encoding RidA family protein, which produces MTVTLDNPATVAAPFGDRFAHVARLDLPGGALLVLSGQVGVDDDGAVVAPGDVRAQSERIFELIGGLLTAHGATFADVMHVRTFMTDLGDLAGYAAVRNRYFPHAKPASTTVEVGRLFLAGAVLEVEVTAAVTTG; this is translated from the coding sequence GTGACCGTGACCCTGGACAACCCCGCGACCGTCGCCGCGCCGTTCGGCGACCGGTTCGCCCACGTCGCCCGCCTCGACCTGCCGGGCGGGGCGCTGCTCGTGCTCTCCGGCCAGGTCGGCGTCGACGACGACGGCGCCGTGGTGGCGCCCGGCGACGTCCGGGCGCAGTCCGAACGGATCTTCGAGCTGATCGGCGGCCTGCTCACCGCGCACGGCGCCACCTTCGCCGACGTCATGCACGTCCGCACGTTCATGACCGACCTCGGCGACCTGGCCGGCTACGCGGCGGTCCGCAACCGGTACTTCCCGCACGCCAAGCCCGCCAGCACCACGGTGGAGGTGGGCCGGCTCTTCCTGGCCGGCGCGGTGCTGGAGGTCGAGGTGACCGCCGCCGTGACCACAGGCTGA
- a CDS encoding NAD(P)-dependent oxidoreductase, with protein sequence MKVIALLGTGTMGTAVGRRLLATGQRLTVWNRTPARTGSLVAAGARAAATPAEAVRDAAVVITMLTDAAAVHEVLYGVDGAAPALRPGTHLVEMSTIGPRAVAELAGRLPAGVPLVDAPVAGSAGAAEAGRLVVLAGGTEAAVERVTPVLRLLGTVRRCGGTGRGAALKLVLNTALVTAVTATADALAVADAVGVDRRTAVEALAAGPLGGAVARATATDAAFAVALAAKDARLALDALGGVPAPVLRAAASVLAAAPHPDEDIAVLTGVHTKDAVSHDEEQQ encoded by the coding sequence ATGAAAGTCATCGCACTGCTGGGCACCGGCACGATGGGCACGGCGGTCGGCCGCCGGCTGCTGGCCACGGGGCAGCGCCTCACGGTCTGGAACCGCACCCCCGCCCGGACGGGCTCGCTGGTCGCGGCCGGCGCCCGGGCCGCCGCCACCCCGGCCGAGGCGGTCCGGGACGCCGCCGTCGTGATCACCATGCTCACCGACGCCGCCGCCGTCCATGAGGTGCTGTACGGCGTCGACGGGGCGGCGCCGGCCCTGCGGCCCGGCACCCATCTGGTCGAGATGTCCACCATCGGCCCACGGGCCGTGGCCGAGTTGGCCGGGCGGCTGCCGGCGGGCGTACCGCTCGTGGACGCGCCCGTCGCCGGCAGCGCCGGCGCGGCCGAGGCGGGTCGGCTCGTGGTGCTGGCCGGCGGCACGGAGGCGGCCGTGGAGCGGGTCACTCCGGTGCTGAGGCTGCTCGGCACGGTCCGCCGCTGCGGCGGTACCGGTCGAGGCGCCGCGCTGAAGCTGGTGCTCAACACCGCCCTGGTCACCGCCGTGACGGCCACCGCGGACGCGCTGGCGGTCGCGGATGCGGTCGGCGTGGACCGGCGTACGGCGGTCGAGGCCCTCGCCGCCGGACCGCTCGGCGGCGCGGTCGCCCGGGCGACCGCCACGGACGCCGCGTTCGCCGTCGCCCTGGCCGCCAAGGACGCCCGGCTCGCGCTCGACGCGCTCGGCGGGGTGCCGGCACCCGTCCTGCGGGCCGCCGCGTCGGTGCTGGCGGCCGCACCCCACCCGGACGAGGACATCGCCGTCCTCACCGGCGTCCACACCAAGGACGCCGTGTCTCACGACGAGGAGCAGCAGTGA
- a CDS encoding LysR family transcriptional regulator: MQPQALQVFRAVAEHGSITAAARTLRYTQSAVSRQIAALEAEVGSALFDRLPRGVALTEPGRCLLAHAEAVLDRLDAARRDLAALHDLTAGRLRVGAFPTAVAALVPRALAAFRSAHPQVALSLVEGLTPGLLDRLLAGDADIVVVSAAPDQPLDEDRFDLHHLLDEVLLVAVPRAHRLAHRRTVRLRELADEAFIAGSATAEETLLRATLPAGFRPRIDIVAAEWTGKLGCVAAGLGVALVPALAVRATPPDLALLRLHSDDASVRRVFAATAGGRSRPPAVRRFLSHLDTVAAGLAGPAAAVET, from the coding sequence ATGCAACCGCAGGCCCTCCAGGTCTTCCGCGCCGTCGCCGAGCACGGCTCCATCACCGCGGCGGCGCGGACCCTGCGCTACACCCAGTCCGCGGTGTCACGGCAGATCGCCGCCCTGGAGGCCGAAGTCGGGTCTGCCCTGTTCGACCGGCTGCCGCGCGGCGTCGCCCTGACCGAGCCGGGCCGGTGCCTGCTCGCCCACGCCGAGGCGGTGCTCGATCGACTCGACGCGGCCCGTCGGGACCTGGCCGCGCTGCACGACCTGACCGCCGGCCGGCTGCGGGTCGGCGCGTTTCCGACGGCGGTCGCCGCGCTCGTTCCCCGGGCCCTGGCCGCCTTCCGGTCCGCCCACCCGCAGGTGGCGCTGTCCCTGGTGGAGGGGCTGACGCCAGGTCTGCTGGACCGGCTGCTCGCCGGGGACGCCGACATCGTCGTGGTCAGCGCGGCCCCCGACCAGCCCCTCGACGAGGACCGGTTCGACCTGCACCACCTCCTCGACGAGGTCCTGCTGGTGGCGGTGCCCCGGGCACACCGGCTCGCCCATCGGCGCACCGTACGGCTGCGCGAGCTGGCCGACGAGGCGTTCATCGCCGGTTCGGCCACCGCCGAGGAGACCCTGTTGCGCGCCACCCTGCCGGCCGGCTTCCGGCCACGGATCGACATCGTGGCCGCGGAGTGGACCGGCAAGCTGGGCTGTGTCGCGGCCGGTCTGGGTGTCGCCCTGGTGCCCGCGCTGGCCGTCCGGGCCACCCCGCCCGACCTCGCCCTGCTTCGGCTGCATTCCGACGACGCCTCGGTCCGGCGGGTCTTCGCCGCCACCGCAGGCGGTCGCAGCCGGCCACCGGCGGTCCGGCGGTTCCTCAGCCACCTCGACACGGTGGCGGCCGGGCTGGCCGGCCCGGCGGCGGCCGTCGAAACCTAG
- a CDS encoding ExeM/NucH family extracellular endonuclease — translation MLGALVTSGALALSSSAAFAAEPVATPFISEIHYDNAGTDVGEAIEIEAPVGFDLSGWQIVLYNGGNGAAYNTRTLSGSVPAAGVMVADYPVNGIQNGDPDGVALVSPTGSVTEFITYGGPFLAVGGPANGLTGTDMGVKESSTTPVGQSLQKIDGKWNPPAPNTFGVRNSASNPDPDPDPDPGIGCTVTVDRTIAEVQGTGSATPLAGTRVTVEGVVTADHRTGGYNGVYVQTAGSGGDRPVAAGTASDGIFVYVGTNTANHPAVAVGDRVRVSGTPSEYNGLTQLNTAAKTDVQICAHNATLPAPVPVSLPLSDDARESVESMLVAPVGQYTVAEVYNTNRYGEVVLAAGDKVAPNATDLARPGSDAAKQVNADNKLRRILLDDGKTTNLATAGLLPPYLSKANPLRVGDSVEAFGPVVLSYGFNEWRLQPTTPVSADTPTATRTTFKATNPRTAGPANVGGDVRVASFNVLNYFVHFGGDARGAANEAGLAKQEAKIVAAISALGADVVGLEEIENSVRFDPSDPQQALKRLVNALNAKDGAGTWDYVRSPAELPSPAEQDFITTAIIFKPAKVQPKGPGRSINDETVWFNAREPIAQTFTAGKTSFTVVVNHLKSKSGTGTGDNADTGDGQGNWNGDRVRQAKALTAFVDQVKADSGTEDVLLLGDFNAYTQEDPMQVLYQAKFKDLNNTGKATYVFGGESGSLDHALASPSLASRITGVDVWQINAVESFAFEYDGLADFYEPTPYRASDHNPVVVGISTSAKPVNLQLLGINDFHGRLESPATVGGQPVGGAAQLAGLVGQLRAQNPNTAFISAGDNIGASTFVSAIDGDTPTIDALNKAGLVASAVGNHEFDKGMADLTGRVSDRAAFPYLGANVYRGDTRALPAYSVSTIGGVKVGFVGVVTEQTASLVSPDGIAGLTFRDPVAEANLVARQLKDGNPDNGEADVVVLLAHEGAATENITSAEALANDPVFGKFTRVDATIDAIFSGHTHQPYAFKLPVPGTDKLRPVVQAEDYGMRLGKVNLTFDPNTGSVTSSDAQLVDVVGAPQDAAVADIVAAAKVKAAELGKQKLGSITADVKRAYTNGNEDRGKESALGNFIADVQLAGTKDAGRGGAQIAFMNPGGLRADLLYRTDGTVTYADAFAVQPFANDVVTKSYTGAQIKQVLEEQWQPDGASRPVLWLGVSKGFSYTYNPEAPKGSRITSVKLNGTALNPSGTYRVTVNSFLASGGDNFTTLGKGTNPATTGDNDLTMLVSYLAANSPVTADTQPRSTIGQAGPQCTTTITGTYSKPLVVSAGLVCLENATIGGSVTVNPGASLVVTGGTIGGPVYATRPVLFELSGATVSGPVTVSGATGGLTITKGKVNGPVSVTANTGGVRIDTVTVGGPITVNGNTGSQPVVVAGNVIGGPLACSGNTPAPVNESRPNSVKGPSSGQCAKL, via the coding sequence GTGTTGGGCGCACTCGTCACAAGCGGTGCGCTCGCCCTGAGCAGCAGCGCCGCCTTCGCTGCCGAACCGGTGGCGACACCATTCATCAGTGAGATCCACTACGACAACGCCGGCACCGACGTCGGCGAGGCGATCGAGATCGAGGCGCCGGTCGGCTTCGACCTGAGCGGCTGGCAGATCGTTCTCTACAATGGCGGGAACGGTGCGGCGTACAACACTCGTACGCTGAGCGGTTCGGTGCCGGCGGCCGGCGTGATGGTTGCCGACTATCCGGTCAACGGCATCCAGAACGGTGACCCCGACGGTGTCGCGCTGGTCTCCCCGACCGGTTCGGTGACGGAGTTCATCACCTACGGTGGTCCGTTCCTCGCGGTCGGCGGTCCGGCCAACGGGCTGACCGGGACCGACATGGGGGTCAAGGAGAGCTCCACCACCCCCGTCGGCCAGTCGCTGCAGAAGATCGACGGCAAGTGGAACCCCCCGGCGCCGAACACCTTCGGCGTCCGCAACTCCGCCAGCAACCCGGACCCGGACCCGGACCCGGACCCGGGCATCGGCTGCACCGTCACCGTCGACCGCACCATCGCGGAGGTCCAGGGCACCGGCAGCGCAACGCCGCTCGCGGGTACCCGGGTCACCGTCGAGGGCGTGGTGACCGCCGACCACCGCACCGGTGGCTACAACGGCGTCTACGTGCAGACCGCCGGCAGCGGTGGTGACCGTCCGGTCGCCGCCGGCACCGCCTCCGACGGCATCTTCGTCTACGTCGGCACGAACACCGCGAACCACCCGGCGGTCGCCGTCGGTGACCGGGTGCGGGTCAGCGGCACCCCGAGCGAGTACAACGGCCTCACCCAGCTCAACACCGCCGCCAAGACCGACGTGCAGATCTGCGCGCACAACGCGACCCTGCCGGCCCCGGTCCCGGTCAGCCTGCCGCTGTCCGACGACGCCCGCGAGTCGGTCGAGTCGATGCTGGTGGCGCCGGTCGGCCAGTACACCGTCGCCGAGGTGTACAACACCAACCGGTACGGCGAGGTCGTGCTCGCCGCCGGCGACAAGGTGGCCCCGAACGCGACCGACCTGGCCCGCCCGGGCTCGGACGCCGCCAAGCAGGTGAACGCCGACAACAAGCTCCGGCGGATCCTGCTCGACGACGGCAAGACCACCAACCTGGCCACCGCCGGGCTGCTGCCGCCGTACCTGTCCAAGGCGAACCCGCTGCGGGTCGGCGACTCGGTCGAGGCGTTCGGCCCGGTCGTGCTGTCGTACGGCTTCAACGAGTGGCGCCTCCAGCCGACCACGCCGGTCAGCGCGGACACCCCGACGGCCACCCGGACCACCTTCAAGGCCACCAACCCGCGTACCGCCGGTCCGGCGAACGTCGGCGGGGACGTGCGGGTGGCCAGCTTCAACGTCCTCAACTACTTCGTGCACTTCGGCGGCGACGCCCGCGGTGCGGCGAACGAGGCCGGGCTGGCCAAGCAGGAGGCGAAGATCGTCGCGGCGATCAGCGCGCTCGGCGCCGACGTGGTGGGGCTTGAGGAGATCGAGAACTCGGTCCGGTTCGACCCGAGTGACCCGCAGCAGGCGCTGAAGCGGCTGGTCAACGCGCTCAACGCCAAGGACGGCGCGGGGACGTGGGACTACGTCCGCAGCCCGGCCGAGCTGCCCAGCCCCGCCGAGCAGGACTTCATCACCACGGCGATCATCTTCAAGCCGGCGAAGGTCCAGCCCAAGGGCCCGGGCCGGTCGATCAACGACGAGACCGTCTGGTTCAACGCCCGCGAGCCGATCGCGCAGACGTTCACCGCGGGGAAGACCTCCTTCACCGTGGTCGTCAACCACCTCAAGTCCAAGAGCGGCACGGGGACCGGCGACAACGCCGACACCGGTGACGGTCAGGGCAACTGGAACGGCGACCGCGTCCGGCAGGCCAAGGCGCTGACCGCCTTCGTCGACCAGGTCAAGGCCGACAGCGGCACCGAGGACGTGCTCCTGCTGGGTGACTTCAACGCGTACACCCAGGAGGACCCGATGCAGGTCCTCTACCAGGCCAAGTTCAAGGATCTGAACAACACCGGCAAGGCCACCTACGTCTTCGGTGGCGAGTCCGGCTCGCTCGACCACGCCCTCGCCTCGCCGTCGCTGGCGTCGCGGATCACCGGCGTCGACGTGTGGCAGATCAACGCGGTCGAGTCGTTCGCGTTCGAGTACGACGGCCTGGCCGACTTCTACGAGCCGACCCCGTACCGGGCCAGCGACCACAACCCGGTCGTGGTGGGCATCAGCACCAGCGCGAAGCCGGTCAACCTCCAGCTGCTCGGCATCAACGACTTCCACGGCCGGCTGGAGTCCCCGGCCACCGTGGGTGGTCAGCCGGTCGGCGGCGCTGCTCAGCTCGCCGGCCTGGTCGGTCAGCTGCGGGCGCAGAACCCGAACACCGCGTTCATCTCCGCCGGTGACAACATCGGCGCGTCCACCTTCGTCTCGGCGATCGACGGGGACACCCCGACGATCGACGCGCTGAACAAGGCCGGCCTGGTCGCCTCGGCGGTGGGTAACCACGAGTTCGACAAGGGCATGGCCGACCTCACCGGCCGGGTGTCCGACCGTGCCGCCTTCCCGTACCTGGGTGCCAACGTGTACCGGGGCGACACCCGGGCGCTGCCGGCGTACTCGGTCAGCACCATCGGCGGTGTCAAGGTCGGCTTCGTCGGCGTGGTGACCGAGCAGACCGCGTCGCTGGTCAGCCCGGACGGCATCGCCGGCCTCACCTTCCGTGACCCGGTGGCCGAGGCCAACCTGGTGGCCCGCCAGCTCAAGGACGGCAACCCGGACAACGGCGAGGCCGACGTCGTGGTGCTGCTCGCCCACGAAGGCGCCGCGACGGAGAACATCACCTCCGCCGAGGCGCTGGCCAACGACCCGGTCTTCGGCAAGTTCACCCGGGTCGACGCCACCATCGACGCCATCTTCAGCGGTCACACCCACCAGCCGTACGCGTTCAAGCTCCCGGTCCCCGGGACGGACAAGCTGCGTCCGGTGGTGCAGGCCGAGGACTACGGCATGCGGCTGGGCAAGGTCAACCTGACCTTCGACCCGAACACCGGTTCGGTGACCTCCTCGGACGCGCAGCTGGTCGACGTGGTCGGCGCGCCGCAGGACGCGGCGGTGGCCGACATCGTGGCCGCCGCCAAGGTCAAGGCGGCCGAGCTGGGCAAGCAGAAGCTCGGTTCGATCACCGCGGACGTCAAGCGGGCCTACACCAACGGCAACGAGGACCGCGGCAAGGAGTCGGCGCTGGGCAACTTCATCGCCGACGTGCAGCTCGCCGGCACCAAGGACGCCGGCCGGGGCGGGGCGCAGATCGCGTTCATGAACCCGGGCGGTCTGCGGGCCGACCTGCTCTACCGGACCGACGGCACGGTGACCTACGCCGACGCCTTCGCCGTCCAGCCGTTCGCCAACGACGTGGTCACCAAGAGCTACACCGGTGCCCAGATCAAGCAGGTGCTGGAGGAGCAGTGGCAGCCCGACGGCGCGTCCCGTCCGGTGCTGTGGCTGGGTGTCTCGAAGGGCTTCAGCTACACCTACAACCCCGAGGCGCCCAAGGGCTCGCGGATCACGTCGGTGAAGCTCAACGGCACGGCGCTCAACCCGTCGGGCACGTACCGGGTCACGGTGAACTCGTTCCTCGCCTCCGGTGGTGACAACTTCACCACCCTGGGCAAGGGCACCAACCCGGCCACCACCGGCGACAACGACCTGACCATGCTGGTGAGCTACCTGGCGGCGAACTCGCCGGTCACCGCGGACACCCAGCCGCGGTCGACGATCGGCCAGGCCGGTCCGCAGTGCACCACGACGATCACCGGCACGTACAGCAAGCCGCTGGTGGTCAGCGCGGGCCTGGTCTGCCTGGAGAACGCCACGATCGGCGGCTCCGTCACGGTCAACCCGGGTGCCTCGCTGGTGGTCACCGGCGGCACCATCGGCGGTCCGGTGTACGCCACCCGCCCGGTGCTGTTCGAGCTCTCCGGCGCGACGGTGTCCGGCCCGGTCACGGTGTCCGGCGCCACCGGCGGGCTGACCATCACCAAGGGCAAGGTGAACGGCCCGGTGTCGGTCACGGCCAACACCGGTGGGGTACGGATCGACACGGTCACCGTCGGCGGTCCGATCACCGTCAACGGCAACACCGGCAGCCAGCCGGTCGTCGTCGCCGGGAACGTCATCGGCGGGCCGCTGGCCTGCTCGGGCAACACCCCGGCCCCGGTGAACGAGAGCCGGCCGAACAGCGTGAAGGGCCCGTCCTCGGGCCAGTGCGCCAAGCTGTAG
- a CDS encoding type 1 periplasmic-binding domain-containing protein, giving the protein MRPPLRAVAMLATAAVLVTGCSSGDDWSRPHPKPVPIGALGPGFIDPSAPPTPEGTVTPRPGSWAGVRPSKGYRVVLLTAGDDRPTKALVGAVKEWARETHVDLRTVAAEDGHDLVPSISRALEMGPDLIVSAGNDLVDPLALVTPHHLSQQFLVVGAELAEPTHNVTAVDWSGASFRGEGLGMSSTYDPESFTAERCAAAIRAGVAAVLNELTGIVIWLDQH; this is encoded by the coding sequence TTGCGCCCCCCGCTCCGGGCCGTTGCCATGCTGGCCACGGCCGCCGTGCTGGTCACCGGATGCAGTTCCGGCGACGACTGGTCGCGGCCACACCCCAAGCCCGTACCGATCGGCGCCCTCGGCCCGGGCTTCATCGACCCCTCCGCGCCGCCCACCCCGGAGGGGACCGTCACCCCACGGCCCGGTTCCTGGGCCGGGGTCCGCCCGTCGAAGGGCTACCGGGTGGTGCTGCTCACCGCGGGTGACGACCGGCCGACCAAAGCCCTCGTGGGCGCGGTCAAGGAGTGGGCCCGGGAGACGCACGTCGATCTCAGAACGGTGGCCGCCGAGGACGGGCACGACCTCGTACCCAGCATCAGCCGGGCCCTGGAGATGGGCCCGGACCTGATCGTCAGCGCGGGCAACGACCTCGTCGACCCCCTCGCGCTGGTCACCCCGCACCACCTGTCGCAGCAGTTCCTCGTGGTCGGCGCGGAGCTGGCCGAGCCCACCCACAACGTCACGGCGGTGGACTGGTCCGGCGCGTCGTTCCGTGGCGAGGGGCTCGGCATGTCCTCGACGTACGACCCCGAGTCGTTCACGGCGGAGCGCTGCGCGGCCGCCATCCGGGCGGGTGTCGCGGCAGTGCTCAACGAGCTGACCGGGATCGTGATCTGGCTCGACCAGCACTGA
- a CDS encoding HupE/UreJ family protein: MSTRVRRTVVATVVGIIAAVFAVLSAGPALAHGFTSTVYLQLTDGDEGHVRTKLELEYDLYVVSAADYQHDDPLFKAGIPAFDAGDTAGQATALNAHRKSAVGYVTERFSVTSGGSPCTPTQVGDFTIGERENVPYADLLLDWACPERGDAHEVRSALFPDAEGYVKSTKTIVTYQLDGRSGSAALDAAHPSFSTAQAWYERFWEFFRLGGEHLLTGIDHILFLLALIAGSRRLREIVLAATSFTLAHSVTFMLAALGLVDVPARVVEPVIALSIAVVAGWHLWRIWRRGDHASDLETAGGGHFSLDRSGWTRLGVVFCFGLVHGLGFAGALGINEAWSWTLLWSLLVFNVGIEVVQLAIIAVVFPLLVVLHRRAAKAGLWATGAISAGVSVMGLVWFVQRILGF; encoded by the coding sequence ATGTCAACACGTGTCCGCCGGACCGTCGTCGCTACCGTCGTCGGGATCATCGCGGCGGTGTTCGCTGTCCTGAGCGCCGGCCCGGCGCTCGCCCACGGGTTCACGTCGACCGTGTACCTTCAGCTCACCGACGGTGACGAGGGCCACGTACGGACGAAGCTGGAACTCGAGTACGACCTCTACGTCGTCTCCGCCGCCGACTACCAGCACGACGACCCCCTCTTCAAGGCGGGAATCCCGGCGTTCGACGCCGGTGACACCGCCGGGCAGGCCACCGCGCTCAACGCCCACCGGAAGTCGGCCGTCGGGTACGTCACCGAGCGCTTCTCGGTCACCTCCGGCGGCTCGCCCTGCACCCCCACCCAGGTCGGCGACTTCACGATCGGCGAGCGGGAGAACGTGCCGTACGCCGACCTGCTGCTCGACTGGGCCTGCCCCGAGCGGGGCGACGCGCACGAGGTACGCAGCGCGCTCTTCCCCGACGCCGAGGGCTACGTCAAAAGCACCAAGACGATCGTCACCTATCAGCTCGACGGCCGCTCGGGCAGCGCCGCGCTCGACGCCGCTCATCCGTCCTTCTCCACCGCCCAGGCCTGGTACGAGCGGTTCTGGGAGTTCTTCCGGCTGGGCGGCGAGCACCTGCTGACCGGCATCGACCACATCCTGTTCCTGCTGGCGCTCATCGCCGGGTCACGGCGGCTGCGGGAGATCGTGCTCGCGGCCACCAGTTTCACCCTGGCGCACTCGGTGACGTTCATGCTCGCCGCCCTCGGTCTGGTCGACGTGCCGGCACGGGTCGTGGAGCCGGTCATCGCGCTGTCGATCGCCGTGGTCGCCGGCTGGCACCTGTGGCGGATCTGGCGGCGCGGCGACCACGCCTCCGATCTGGAGACGGCGGGCGGCGGTCACTTCAGCCTGGACCGTTCGGGGTGGACCCGCCTCGGGGTCGTGTTCTGCTTCGGCCTCGTGCACGGGCTGGGCTTCGCGGGCGCGTTGGGGATCAACGAGGCGTGGTCGTGGACCCTGCTGTGGTCCCTGCTGGTGTTCAACGTCGGCATCGAGGTCGTGCAACTGGCCATCATCGCGGTCGTCTTCCCCCTGCTGGTCGTGCTGCACCGGCGGGCGGCGAAGGCCGGTCTCTGGGCGACGGGCGCGATTTCGGCGGGCGTTTCCGTTATGGGGCTGGTCTGGTTCGTCCAAAGGATCCTCGGCTTCTGA
- a CDS encoding purple acid phosphatase family protein translates to MAAGATAAVLGLAAAVGSGLGTSASAADSSTLTGIILGVGADESQRIVNWYSSADTAQLVQLTPTASLVNGEFPANAVTFDAIGGANIASSGGFNRHATITGLKEGTAYSYRVGSEGNWSPAYSFKTQDFEGDYDFLFFGDPQIGSSGDVPKDQAGWQETLKVATAANPNAELLVSGGDHVETAGTETQWTSFLAPDELRQVPFAATIGNHDVGSKAYEQHHFTPNTDRSGALYANGNPSSNTSGGDYWFIYKDVLFIDINSNSYNTTSGGGGDAAHVAYITDVVNKHGAKAKWKVLVFHHAMYSPASHAKDSDAKVRRVDFPTVFSNLGIDMVMAGHDHAYSRSYAIKNGAKANPDEQPGAADVYPGPGGVIYVTGNSASGSKYYDITKPDSSASSGAGNGADPLNPDSFWYNSVQNQEHVRSYVKVQVRNDKLVVENVRSGTCAAPNASVEKGSWCYNTPADQPVGSIVDKVTVHPYQGNGQNIQVNVPNAAPGEFGWTIDGYNGLVDLGTAEEHNGDYFSATGQINPIVVSDSRRSLAPWSISASVGDFRDGDKSFSGAYLGWTPKVLEVGAGAQASGSVSSAYDDNGAGLSVSRGLGWATQGHPRGTAKLGADLDLKIPGSVEKGSYRATLTITALSS, encoded by the coding sequence GTGGCCGCAGGGGCCACGGCGGCGGTCCTGGGTCTGGCCGCGGCTGTCGGCAGCGGCCTGGGCACCAGCGCCAGTGCTGCCGACTCCAGCACCCTCACCGGCATCATCCTCGGTGTCGGCGCCGACGAGTCCCAGCGCATCGTGAACTGGTACTCCTCGGCCGACACCGCCCAGCTGGTCCAGCTCACCCCGACCGCCTCGCTGGTCAACGGCGAGTTCCCGGCCAACGCCGTCACCTTCGACGCGATCGGCGGGGCGAACATCGCCAGCAGCGGTGGTTTCAACCGCCACGCGACGATCACCGGCCTGAAGGAGGGCACGGCGTACTCCTACCGGGTCGGCTCCGAGGGCAACTGGTCCCCGGCGTACTCCTTCAAGACGCAGGACTTCGAGGGCGACTACGACTTCCTGTTCTTCGGCGACCCGCAGATCGGCTCCTCCGGCGACGTGCCGAAGGACCAGGCCGGCTGGCAGGAGACCCTGAAGGTCGCCACGGCGGCCAACCCGAACGCCGAGCTGCTGGTGTCGGGCGGCGACCACGTCGAGACCGCCGGCACCGAGACCCAGTGGACCAGCTTCCTCGCCCCCGACGAGCTGCGTCAGGTCCCGTTCGCCGCGACGATCGGTAACCACGACGTCGGCTCGAAGGCGTACGAGCAGCACCACTTCACCCCGAACACCGACCGCTCGGGTGCCCTGTACGCCAACGGCAACCCGTCCTCCAACACGTCGGGGGGTGACTACTGGTTCATCTACAAGGACGTGCTGTTCATCGACATCAACAGCAACAGCTACAACACCACCTCGGGTGGTGGCGGTGACGCGGCGCACGTCGCGTACATCACGGATGTCGTCAACAAGCACGGCGCCAAGGCCAAGTGGAAGGTGCTCGTCTTCCACCACGCGATGTACTCGCCGGCCAGCCACGCGAAGGACTCCGACGCCAAGGTGCGTCGGGTCGACTTCCCGACGGTCTTCTCCAACCTCGGCATCGACATGGTGATGGCGGGCCACGACCACGCCTACTCCCGCAGCTACGCCATCAAGAACGGCGCGAAGGCGAACCCGGACGAGCAGCCGGGGGCCGCGGACGTGTACCCCGGTCCGGGCGGCGTCATCTACGTGACCGGCAACTCGGCCTCGGGCTCGAAGTACTACGACATCACCAAGCCGGACAGCAGCGCGTCGAGCGGTGCCGGCAACGGCGCCGACCCGCTGAACCCGGACAGCTTCTGGTACAACTCCGTGCAGAACCAGGAGCACGTCCGCAGCTACGTCAAGGTCCAGGTGCGCAACGACAAGCTCGTCGTCGAGAACGTCCGCAGCGGCACCTGCGCCGCGCCGAACGCGTCGGTGGAGAAGGGCAGCTGGTGCTACAACACCCCGGCTGACCAGCCGGTGGGCTCGATCGTCGACAAGGTCACCGTGCACCCGTACCAGGGCAACGGCCAGAACATCCAGGTCAACGTGCCCAACGCGGCCCCGGGTGAGTTCGGCTGGACGATCGACGGCTACAACGGCCTGGTGGACCTCGGCACCGCCGAGGAGCACAACGGCGACTACTTCTCGGCGACCGGCCAGATCAACCCGATCGTCGTGTCGGACAGCCGCCGCTCGCTCGCCCCGTGGTCGATCTCGGCCAGCGTGGGTGACTTCCGGGACGGCGACAAGTCGTTCTCCGGCGCGTACCTCGGCTGGACGCCGAAGGTGCTCGAGGTCGGTGCCGGTGCCCAGGCCAGCGGCTCGGTGTCCTCCGCCTACGACGACAACGGCGCGGGCCTGTCCGTCTCGCGCGGCCTCGGCTGGGCCACCCAGGGCCACCCCCGGGGTACCGCCAAGCTGGGCGCTGACCTGGACCTGAAGATCCCGGGCAGCGTCGAGAAGGGTAGCTACCGCGCCACCCTCACGATCACTGCGCTGAGCAGCTGA